GCCTTGAGCTCCCTGATCTTCCTGACTGCAGCATCATCCTTTGCATTGCAGCCGATGCCGTAGATCGTGTCTGTAGGATAGATGAAAATCTCCCCTTTCTTTATCTCAGCAAGGCAGATGTCCGCAGTATACAGCACGTCTTCCTTTGAGAGCACTCTCATGCCACCTCGGCATTGCCGGGAATTTATAAGAGTATGGTTTAGATTTTATATAATTTATATAGAACTCCAGTACTATCCCCAAGTGTGGAACTTCGCTTTCTGGAAAACCTGCCGAAGTTATTACTGCTGAATGGATCGCATCTTCCCGAGGATAAAACGCAAAAAACAACGTATCTGTTCTAATCTATAGTTTTAAGATTCAATGTATTTATAAATTCAGCAGCCAGAAAAAAACTTCAGAAAGATGGATAACAAAACCCTTCAGTATGTTCGAAAGCGGGATGGCTCAAAAGCGGAGTTTTCCAGAGACAAGATCACTGAAGCCATTTTCAAGGCTGCCGGGTCTGTAGGAGGCAGCAACAGGAGAGAGGCAGCCAAGCTTGCTGATTTGGTTGTGGCGCTTATGGAAGAGGCATTTCCTTCCTCGCACATCCCGCATGTTGAGGAGGTCCAGGATATCGTTGAGAAAGTCCTGATTGAGAACGGTCATGCAAAGACTGCAAAATCCTATATCCTGTATCGGGCCAGGAGGGCAAAAGAGCGCGAAGAGGAAGTCACCCAGAAGGTCGAATCAGAACATGCTGAACAAGGGTCTGCTGAAAGCCCGGGCCAGGCCGTTGCTGAGATGTTCACCTATACCTCAAAGCTTTCCAGGCTTGTGCCAAAGGAGAGGATTGAGACATACCGGAGGCTCTATTATCTGCTCAAGGACATGATTGCTGCAGGCGAGCTTCCAAGCCATCCAAACTACCTGGGCGATAACGAGCTTGCAGAGAACATCTACAGGAACAAGTATTATCTGAAGGATTTTAAGGGAGAGTGCATTGAGGGCTGTCCTGAAGACGTCTTTGCCAGGCTGGCCTCATATATCGCTGCAGTTGAGCCAACAGAGGATACTCAGAAGAAGTTTGCAATTGCGTTCTACAAAGACCTGTATCATGGAAGCTATCTTCCAGGAGGCAGGGTGATGGCCGGAGCAGGGGATCTCTACAGGCTCAAGACCCTTGCCAATTGCTTTGTGAGCCTGATCCAGGGAGACGATATCGAGTCTATATTCGGCACTGCCTATGAATGTGCGCGCACCTATAGTTATGGAGGCGGCATTGGTGTGGATATCTCAAACCTCAGGCCGACAGATTCCATTGTGCATAATGCAGCAGACCGCTCAACAGGAGCAGTCTCATTTATGGAGCTCTACAGCCTCACCACAGGCTTAATTGGCCAGTCAGGAAGAAGAGGGGCGCTTATGCTTACCATGGATGTCAAGCATCCTGATATCCTCCGCTTCATTGATGTCAAGAAAATCCCGAATTGGGTAACAAAGCAAGTTATCAAGCAGTGCGAATGGACAGGAAAATTCAGCCAAGCCCAGCTTGGAGAGATTGAAACGCAGGTGAGGGATAACACCCAGGTGAGGTTTGCCAATATCAGCATCAAGGTTTCTGATGAGTTCATGGGAGCAGTAGACGAACAGATCACCTATGGGGAGAACGCTATCATGGTCTACAAGAAGTATACGCAGCATATCGTAAACGACGCTCCGCAGAACAAGACCCTGCACTACTCCTACGGCATTCCCTCAAAGAACCTTGAGGATTACAGCTTAGAGGCTGGCTTTAACACACTTCAGGACGCCAACACCTACCTCAAAGAGAAGTATCATATCGCGCTCAAAGAGGCTGACCTCGCATTTGAACGGAGAGATGTGTTCGGAGATTTTGTTGTCCCCCTGGAGCATGAGAGCTATCATCTGGCGATCCATAGGTCTGGTGATTTTATGCTGTACTTCAGTTCTTCCCATACAGGCGAGATCAAGAGGCTTGTCAAGGCAAGAGATGTCTGGAACCGCTTTATTGCCTCAAACTATAAGACTGCAGAGCCTGGCCTGATATTCTGGTCTACAATGGTGAAGTATTCACCCTCAAACTGCCTTGGCGTGCCGATTGCAAGCACCAATCCCTGCGGAGAAGTTCCTTTGGAGGATGGCGGAGCCTGCAACCTCGGCTCTATAAACCTCTCACGCTTTGTGAAAGGGGGGTATACTGAAGAGGCGAGCATTGACTGGAAGGGAATCCAGGATGCAACCTCCAACCTCGTCCGTTTTCTTGATAACGTGATCAGCTGGAATTCGGTGCTCAATCCCCTGGAGAAGCAGAGGGCTGCAGCATCCAGCATGAGGAGGATCGGCCTTGGCATCATGGGCATTGCAGATATGCTGAATCAGCTCGGGATTGGCTATGACAGCGAGGAGGGCATAAAGCTCATGGAGAAGGTCTCATCAGTGATTGCAAACAGCGCGTATGGTGCATCAGCCATGATTGCTGCTGAGAAGGGCTCATTTCCGCTCTTCAACCTTGAGCAGTATGCAAAGAACAGGTTCTTCATTGAAAGCCTTGCTGCCGAAACAAGAGAGGCAGTGGTGAAGCATGGCTTGAGGAATGTTGCCATCCTTTCAATTGCGCCCACAGGAACCATATCAAATGCCATCCTGGGGTTCACGAACAAGGCTAGGAATTATGTTGGCGTTTCAGGAGGCATTGAGCCGATCTTCAGCCTCTACTACACAAGACGATCCGAGTCATTCAACAAATTCTTCAAGGTATTCCATCCAACTGTGCAGGCCTATATTGACCTGAAGGAGATGAACACCAAGGTCCAGGATACAAAGGATATCGATGATCTGCAGAAGCTGCTTCCCAGCCATTTCTTCCGCACAGCGCACTTCATTGCAGCAGAGAAGAGGGTTGTGATCCAGGCAATCTGCCAGAAGTATATTGACCACAGCATCAGCTCTACGGTAAACCTGCCTGAGAGCGTTGATCCGGAAACGATCACAAACATCTACCTCAATGCCTGGAAGCAGAAGCTCAAGGGCATTACGATCTACAGAGATGGAAGCAGGTATCCAATCCTCTCCATCGAGGCAGAGCAGACAGAGTTCAAGGATATCAAGGAGAAGCAGTTCCGCTACCTTACAGAGGAGGGCGAGCAGATCGTGAAGGGAGACGAGGTTGTTGTGCTTCCGAATGCCGAGCTCAGCACACCTTTCCATCTCATGAAGAACGGCAAGCCTAATGATATCATCCTTGAAGAGATCTCAGCAGAGGAGCAGCTGGTGCAGCCTGAGGTCCCTGTTTCTGGAAAGGTATGCAAAGTGAAGTTTGAGAACGGCAAGCTTGTCAAGGACTGCGGTGATTGAGTTTCAAGTAACATCGGGGGTTCTGTTAGCCGACCTACGCGTAAACATCTAGAGAGACATCTCACTTTTCTAGAAGATAGGTAGTATCCAGACCGCATAAATAGGCTAAAGCAACCTCTCGTTCTTGTTGTTGATCTATAATCAAGTTATACCTTCACTTGAACGAGCGGTTTTACGCGCCCCTTCTCCACTTCGGAATCAACAACGGACCAATAGTATGCAATGAACTTCTCTACATAGGGATTTTCCCTGTTTAATGCATACATTTTTGCCTTTCCAACATTCCTTGTATTGACAACGATCTTTCTTCTTATGAAAAGTTTCCAGATTTCTTTTAACGCAGTGTAGCTCACGTCTGAGAACCGAGCAATATCTTTCATTGAATAATCAAATTCTGAATGAACTATTAAAAAATTCCATAGTCTATTCCGGACGGTATTCCCTTCCAGTCTTAGAAATGCTGATGTCATGGAATAAGGAACCTGGCCCTTGTATATAAAGGTTTCTTTTTTGTACTTTAAGGGTCAAGAAAGCGACCCAAACTTTATTAAGCCGGTAGTATCGTCTTAATCTATGCCCAAAGTGAAAAGGAGTGAATATATCAAACTCAGTAGAACCGTCATTAGAAAATTGTACGATGGAACTTGTTTTGGCAAGGGTTCCCTGTATCTTGAAACTCTACAGCACGGCATTCCTCCTGAGTATGGAGGCAAAGTAGAGATCGTACTCGATGCTTTGGTTAAACAGCGCGTTTGCGGAAAGAAGAAGAAGGAACATGGCTGGAAATATTATCTGAATATGGAGAGAATAGACAAAATCAAAGAAATACTAAAAGAGAAGGACGAAAGATCAATAATTCCGCTATTGTTGATGTTACCGAACATCTTGTAAATATGACTGCTGTCGGAGATGCAGAGATTTGGTGATTAACGATTTTCTACATGGATTGTTGAATCCTTCATACCCAATTTAAGGATGTCATCGAGGCTTGCCCTTTCAGCCGGAACTATGCCGTCAAGAGCGTCTGTTTTGTTTCCGTCCTTGAGATCTCCTACACACCAGACCTTATCCCAAAGATTAAAGGCATAACCAGCCTGCGCAAAACCAATGAGCGCGTCATGCATTGTCCCATCATACAAAAGACGCCTTTCTGCTTTGGCAAATCGTATTTTTTGATGAAGAAAGTCATCATACCGGCCACTTCGATCCTGTAATCTGAAACAGTCTATTCGCCTGGCTGGAGCTGTGATTTCCGCGAGAAGATTGAGAGACTCATCCCACATTGCTTGCTTGAGAGATGATGACTGAGACTTGAAACCTGATGCCGGAGGATGAGAGATCATATAAACTCCCGTATTATCATATGCTGCGTGGGATTGATTTTTTATTTCTATCATACGTGCAATTTCTTCTCCAGTAGAGAAGCCCATTCGCTCCAGATCTTTTCTAGATTGGGCAAGATATTCCTGCCATTCTTCGGGATTCTTCCTTCGCCATATCCTTACTCCTTCCACAAGAAATACTCTATGAGAGGCGAATAATTCCGGAATGGATACCTTTAGCCTCCCAGAATCCGGGTCTCTATTTTCGGAGATTACTGAATCTGAATAGAGATGAGCCATAAAAGACCTCTGCCATTGGGTTTCTAGTAAGACTTATTTCTTCCGCTTAACCTTCTTTATCTCCCGCTCCAGCTTAAGCTCTTCAAGAAGTTCCTTGTAGCGGTTTCGGATTGTGACTTCAGTGACTCCTGCCACGTCTGCAACCTCTCTCTGAGTCCTCTTCTCTCCATGGATGAGGGCTGAAACATACAACGCAGCTGCAGCAATCCCTGTCGGCCCTCTTCCTGAGGTCAGCTCAGATCTCTGTGCGCGCTCAAGGATCTCAACAGCCTTTGATTGCGTCTCTGCAGTGAGCTTTAATGAGGATGCAAACCTGGCGATGTAGTCAGAAGGGTTGGATGGCCTGATTGTGATCCCAAGCTCTCTCGTGACAAAACGATACGTCCTTCCGATCTCTTTCTTCTCTATTCCAGAAGCTTCAGAAAGCTCATCCAATGTTCTTGGCACTTCATGCCTTCTGCATGCTGCATAGAGCGCTCCTGCAACAACAGATTCCATAGACCTTCCCCGTACAAGGCCCCGCTGGACAGCAAGGGTATAAATCCTGGCAGATTCCTCTTCCACAGAACTTGGAAGCTTAAGGTAGGAAGCAACACGCTTCAGCTCTGCCAATGCAAGCTTGAGGTTCCTTTCAATAGCTGTAGAGATCCTGTACTGCCACTTTCGCAGCCTGAAGAATTTGTTCCTGTCTCTTGCCCCAAGCTGGTAGAGGTCTGCCTTTCTCCCAACCTCAGTCCCCATGCCCTGGTCAAACTGGGTATAGGTCATGGGAGCTCCGGTTCTCCTTCGTGACTCCCCGCCTTCTGACTCAAACTCACGCCATTCCTGGGTGAAATCGACCATCTTGTCTTCAATGACAAGGCCGCAGTCTTTGCAAATGATCTCTCCCTTCTCCTTATTCATGAAGAGATTGATTCCTGCGCATTCCGGACACTTCTTCACATATTGGACCACTGCCAGACCCCCAACTTATTTATCGGCATATGATAACACTACTTTTATATACTAAATTCAGTCTCCCTTTATAAATATATCGCTTTTTTGGGAAGGTTTATAAATGGCGGTCGGATTTTTGGCCCTATGGGGCTTCCAAAGGAACTTCTGGACATGCTGGCCTGCCCCCAGTGCAAGGGAAAGCTGAAGCAGAACGGAGAGAGCCTTCTGTGCGAAAAATGCAGCAAGGAGTATCCAATCCAGGATGGGATCCCTATCCTGACATAAGTCCATCGTTCTGAACAATTCAGCTCTGGTGAAAGTGAAGGTTGCCGCCCTTTCTGTGAGGTTTTGGACCAAGACATCAGCACCGACAAGGGAGTTGCCCCCATGGAGGAATGTCGGTTACCATCAAAAACAGCAGAGCCGGACTTGGCGGCAACCCAAGCGTTTGCGAGATTTCACCGGAGTAGCATACTTCATACTCTTGAAAACCAGCCATACATGGCTGCAGACGGATTGCCCTGCAATCCTACTCGGGTTTCCCGAAGGGAACGACCCCTCCCTCGTCTGCGCCATGGCTGGAGTCCTCTTCTCGGATAATCGGGATGCAGTTGCACGTTCCAAACCTTTATAAACGAAATTTAATTCAGGTTTCTTCCTGCCGCGGTGGCACAATCTGGCACTGCGCGAGCTTGGAGAGCTCGTTTCCTTCGGGATATCCCGGTTCAAATCCGGGCCGCGGCGTAGCGAACAGAGTGAGTGAAGCCAAGGCACGGTCCGAGACGAAGTCTCACTACCGGGCCGCGGCGTATCCTTACTTTTCCTTTTGTAAATCTCCACATCATCTTTTTAAAATCCATCATATTCTCCCATCCAATGCCCAAATACCTATTCGTTTGCAATCAAAATCTCTTCAGAAGCCCATGGGCTGCTGACTGGTGTTCTGAGTACTGCAGGAGCAGAGGCGTCTCTGCCGAAGTGAGGTCTGCAGGCGTCGGAGAGGAGCTCGAGAGCCATGCAACCCGGTTTTCCAGGGACTTGCTCAAATGGGCTGATGCCATCTTTGTTATGGAAGGGTATATGAAAACTGCAATTCTTGAAGACTACTGCCAATTAGGCGAAGAGGAAAAAAGAATTGCTGAAGAAAAGATCGTCTGCCTGGATATACCTGATTGCTTCAGGCGAAAAGCAGAAGAAAATTCGATCTCAGAGAATATGACGCCTCAGGAAGCAATAGCCTACCTTAATCAACATCCCTGCCACATCTTCGGCCCAAAGCTGTTTTCCAAGGCTCTTGAAGGGAAGTTGGAAGCGCTGCTCTAAAACCGAAAGGTTTATATATCTTAAGTTAATTCTACTTAACCTAAAATAGAATCTAAGTTAACTAGAAATGACACAGATTAAGGATGTGCTCTTGGAGCTAAATCCCTGGTGGAAGCAGGATTTCAAGGCCGAATTTAAAGAGAGAGAGGTCTACTCTAAGATACAGAAATTTATGCCCCTCAGACAGATCCTGGCATTTACTGGCTTAAGGAGGGTTGGGAAGACCACATTACTGCGTAAGATCATCGAGGATGCCATCACAAAAGAGAACTTTGATCCAAAAAGGGTTATGTACTTCTCATTTGACGAATGCAGGGAAGCTGAGATAAAAGAGGTGCTGCGCAGCTATGAGGAACTCACTGAAAACAGCCTGCGAGAAAAAAGGAGCTTAGTAGTGCTTGACGAAGTGCAGAAAGCAAGCAATTGGGAAGGCCAAGTCAAGAGCATATACGACCTCTATGAAAAACACGTCAAGATCATTGTTTCAGGATCAGAATCCTTGTTTATAAGAAGCAAATCAAAAGAGACTCTTGCTGGAAGAATATTCGAGTTCAAGATAGAGCCATTGTCTTTCAGGGAGTTCTTAAGATTCAAGGAAGCGAAGTTCGAGCCCATCCCTCTGTATAAAAGGGAGCTGGAAAAGCTTTTTGAGGAATTCACCTTAACCCAGGGCTTTCCGGAATTGATCGGCATTCAGGATAAAGAGATAATAAAGAAGTACCTAAAAGAAAGCATCATTGAAAAAGTCGTATTTCAGGATATGCAGAGATTATTTCCTATTAAGGACGCATCACTCATAGAATCCCTGCTTAGCATCTTTCTTGAAGAGCCCGGGCAAATAATAGAGATTTCTGACCTCGCGAACGATTTAAACGTATCAAGGCAGACCCTTTCAAATTATATACTGTACTTGGAACATGCCTTTCTGATAAGGAAGCTGTATAATTTCTCCAGGAACAGAAGAAAAGTTGAGAGAAAACTAAAAAAATATTACCCCACCATCGTTTCACCAACGCTTGTATTCCGGCAAGATGATGTATCCAAGTCAAAGGTGTTTGAATGGCTCATTGTTAATCAGCTTCAAGCAGAATTTTTCTGGCGGGACCCGTATAAAAATGAAGTTGATATTGTTTTATTTGACAAAACAATAATGCCAATAGAAGTTAAATATGGGAAAATAGAATTGGAGGGCATGCGCTCTTTTATGGAAAAATTTAAGGTTAAAGAAGGCTGCATCATCTCGAGAAATGTTGAGGAAAAGAAGAAAACCGATGGAAGGACAATCTCCATAATCCCTGCCTTTAGATTTCTATTGGGCAGGGGAATCTGACTACCTCTCCGGAGTCGGAGTCACTGTAGGAGTAGGCGTTCTTGTGACCAAAGGAGTGAGAGGCGTTGGAGTGCGGTAGAACTCCTGGCTTGCCGGAGGCTGCTCGACAATGTAGTTAAGAGCACCAACTGTATCTACGCGGACAAGATTCTTGGTTATACCTGATGCGTCCGGGCCTCGGCCATAGACTGTGAAGTTGTAATTTCCTGACTGAGGGCCCTGTCTGAAATTCGGATGGATAAGCCTGTTTCCTGGTGCCCAGACAAGCATCCCTTCTCCCTCAAGAGGCCCCGTCCTTCCAAGATAGACGCCGTTGGCATACACATGGTGGTCTGTAAACACCTGGCCAGGCTGCCGGAGATCAAATCGAATCACGATCTGCCTGTCATTCTGGGGATCTGTGTCTGAGCCTCCTGCAAGGTTCTCCAGGCTCTGCTCTGTGTCTGTGATTGCAACTCCATAATAGCCGACAGGGCCTGTATGCAGGCTAACAACAGGAACCAGAGCATTGGATGTGTTCCGTGCAAGCCCATACAGATCAAACTCGTGTTCTGATCCGAACTGAGGCCCATTCCTGAAAGCAGGGACGATATTCGTGTTGCCAGGCTCCCATTCAAGGGAATCCACAACGCCAGAGTGTGTCTGGCCAAAGTAGCTCCTGACTCCGTTTTGGATGATGTAAGCATGGAAGTTCTCAATATCAGCTCTTGCAACACTCCATTGCAAGCTGAGCTTGCGCGCCAATGGAGAATCAAGGTCATAGTGGCCTGATAAATCAACAATAGAGTCAGCATGATCTGTCACAATGAATGTGTCTGGAGTAAACTCGTAGGTTACAGGCCCGGCATCGATGCCAGAAAGAGGATGCAGCACATTATTCTCATCTGCTACAAGAGGGAATATCCTGAAACTGATGTTTCCTGGAACAGGAGCTCCTGCTGAAAGAGGATTTGTCTCAGACCACTCAAAGCTGGTTGCTTCTCCATCTCCTGTTCTACCGATATAGATGTAAGGGCCTCCATTAACTGAAGCCTGAAAATGGATGTCTGCAAGGCCATCAAGATTGCTGAATTTCAATGCGAGGCTTCTGTCAGCAGCAGTGTCTATGTCTACTTGTCCAGTCAAGTCAATAAGGCTTTCAAGATTGTCTGTAATGATTGGGTTTTGGATTGGAGGCACGGGTGTTGGGGTTGGAGTGGGCTGTTCAACAATATAAGAGAGGGTTCCAGACTCAAGGGGCTGCTCCGGAACATTCCCATGTAAGCCAAACACCCTGAATTGCCAAATTCCCGGATCAAGATTCTGCAAAAGGATAGATGTTGCATTTCCATCGCCTGTCCTTGCAAGGTAGCCATAGTTGCCTCCATTCAAAGAGCCATAGACATGATGGTCAGTAAGAGTATTGACTCCAAGATCCCACATTAATGCAAGAGTCCTTTCATCGAATGGGTCTTTGTCTTCTCCTCCTGTAAGGTCGAGGTCTGAGCCAAGATTGTCAGTGATTCTGAGATTTGACAAGGCTGGAGGAAGGGTAACATTATAGGCAATGACTGGAGAGTCAATAGGATTAAGGGGAACGTTTCCCTGCAATCCAAACACCCTGAACTGATAGGTTGCGGGCGAGTCAGTACCTGGCATCCACGAGAAAGATGTATCAGTTCCATTTCCTGTCTGTCCAAGGAATTCATAAGGACCGCCATCCTTTGATCCATAGATATGAGCATTTGTTGTAGGCACAGGAAGATTCCATCTTACAACGAGCTCTCTGTTATTTATAACATCCTCATCATGCACGATAGCCTCAAGGCTAGCCAGAGTATCAGTCACAATCACTGATCCCGCAGGCAAAGGAGTATAGGTTGGAGTTGCTGTTGGTGTGTTAGTTGGAGTATTTGTTGGAGGAACAGGTGTT
The Candidatus Nanoarchaeia archaeon genome window above contains:
- a CDS encoding transcription initiation factor IIB, whose translation is MVQYVKKCPECAGINLFMNKEKGEIICKDCGLVIEDKMVDFTQEWREFESEGGESRRRTGAPMTYTQFDQGMGTEVGRKADLYQLGARDRNKFFRLRKWQYRISTAIERNLKLALAELKRVASYLKLPSSVEEESARIYTLAVQRGLVRGRSMESVVAGALYAACRRHEVPRTLDELSEASGIEKKEIGRTYRFVTRELGITIRPSNPSDYIARFASSLKLTAETQSKAVEILERAQRSELTSGRGPTGIAAAALYVSALIHGEKRTQREVADVAGVTEVTIRNRYKELLEELKLEREIKKVKRKK
- a CDS encoding ATP-binding protein, translated to MTQIKDVLLELNPWWKQDFKAEFKEREVYSKIQKFMPLRQILAFTGLRRVGKTTLLRKIIEDAITKENFDPKRVMYFSFDECREAEIKEVLRSYEELTENSLREKRSLVVLDEVQKASNWEGQVKSIYDLYEKHVKIIVSGSESLFIRSKSKETLAGRIFEFKIEPLSFREFLRFKEAKFEPIPLYKRELEKLFEEFTLTQGFPELIGIQDKEIIKKYLKESIIEKVVFQDMQRLFPIKDASLIESLLSIFLEEPGQIIEISDLANDLNVSRQTLSNYILYLEHAFLIRKLYNFSRNRRKVERKLKKYYPTIVSPTLVFRQDDVSKSKVFEWLIVNQLQAEFFWRDPYKNEVDIVLFDKTIMPIEVKYGKIELEGMRSFMEKFKVKEGCIISRNVEEKKKTDGRTISIIPAFRFLLGRGI
- a CDS encoding adenosylcobalamin-dependent ribonucleoside-diphosphate reductase, with translation MDNKTLQYVRKRDGSKAEFSRDKITEAIFKAAGSVGGSNRREAAKLADLVVALMEEAFPSSHIPHVEEVQDIVEKVLIENGHAKTAKSYILYRARRAKEREEEVTQKVESEHAEQGSAESPGQAVAEMFTYTSKLSRLVPKERIETYRRLYYLLKDMIAAGELPSHPNYLGDNELAENIYRNKYYLKDFKGECIEGCPEDVFARLASYIAAVEPTEDTQKKFAIAFYKDLYHGSYLPGGRVMAGAGDLYRLKTLANCFVSLIQGDDIESIFGTAYECARTYSYGGGIGVDISNLRPTDSIVHNAADRSTGAVSFMELYSLTTGLIGQSGRRGALMLTMDVKHPDILRFIDVKKIPNWVTKQVIKQCEWTGKFSQAQLGEIETQVRDNTQVRFANISIKVSDEFMGAVDEQITYGENAIMVYKKYTQHIVNDAPQNKTLHYSYGIPSKNLEDYSLEAGFNTLQDANTYLKEKYHIALKEADLAFERRDVFGDFVVPLEHESYHLAIHRSGDFMLYFSSSHTGEIKRLVKARDVWNRFIASNYKTAEPGLIFWSTMVKYSPSNCLGVPIASTNPCGEVPLEDGGACNLGSINLSRFVKGGYTEEASIDWKGIQDATSNLVRFLDNVISWNSVLNPLEKQRAAASSMRRIGLGIMGIADMLNQLGIGYDSEEGIKLMEKVSSVIANSAYGASAMIAAEKGSFPLFNLEQYAKNRFFIESLAAETREAVVKHGLRNVAILSIAPTGTISNAILGFTNKARNYVGVSGGIEPIFSLYYTRRSESFNKFFKVFHPTVQAYIDLKEMNTKVQDTKDIDDLQKLLPSHFFRTAHFIAAEKRVVIQAICQKYIDHSISSTVNLPESVDPETITNIYLNAWKQKLKGITIYRDGSRYPILSIEAEQTEFKDIKEKQFRYLTEEGEQIVKGDEVVVLPNAELSTPFHLMKNGKPNDIILEEISAEEQLVQPEVPVSGKVCKVKFENGKLVKDCGD
- a CDS encoding Trm112 family protein; translation: MGLPKELLDMLACPQCKGKLKQNGESLLCEKCSKEYPIQDGIPILT